Proteins encoded together in one Cicer arietinum cultivar CDC Frontier isolate Library 1 chromosome 4, Cicar.CDCFrontier_v2.0, whole genome shotgun sequence window:
- the LOC101505548 gene encoding uncharacterized protein isoform X2, producing the protein MDGYDGTVRLGALNMKYDRGDFDSGADVSVSSPVTKQKAAAAKQFIENHYKNYLQGLQDRKDRRRALQRKVQESQIPAEEQEVMMRNLERKETEYMRLQRRKIGIDDFEQLTVIGKGAFGEVRLCRAKNTGEIFAMKKLKKSEMLSRGQVEHVRSERNLLAEVDSRCIVKLHYSFQDSDFLYLIMEYLPGGDIMTLLMREDTLSENVARFYIAESILAIHSIHQHNYVHRDIKPDNLILDKNGHLKLSDFGLCKTLDDKYSSILLENEDFNGQESTSETEGYFVSPWLMPKERLQQWKRNRRALAYSTVGTLDYMAPEVLLKKGYGIECDWWSLGAILYEMLVGYPPFCSDDPRMTCRKIVNWKTCLKFPDEPKISAEAKDLICRLLCDVDSRLGTRGVDEIKAHPWFESIQWDMLYESEAAYKPTVTGDLDTQNFEKFPDLDGPPSITETVGPWRKMLTSKDTNFIGYTFKKSDVLKSLDSSGNYLANETREIEMGKYPGSWEREGLNIQLDRDRG; encoded by the exons ATGGACGGTTACGATGGAACCGTTAGGCTCGGAGCTCTTAACATGAAGTATGATCGCGGCGACTTTGACTCCGGTGCCGACGTGTCGGTTTCTTCTCCGGTTACCAAACAGAAAGCCGCTGCCGCTAAGCAATTCATCGAGAATCATTACAAGAATTATCTTCAAGGATTGCAGGATCGTAAAGACAG ACGCAGAGCACTTCAAAGGAAAGTGCAGGAATCTCAAATACCAGCGGAAGAACAGGAGGTAATGATGAGGAATTTGGAGCGTAAAGAAACCGAGTACATGAGGCTTCAGAGACGTAAAATTGGAATTGATGATTTTGAGCAATTAACAGTAATCGGTAAAGGTGCTTTTGGTGAG GTGAGGTTATGTCGTGCTAAAAATACAGGAGAAATTTTCGCtatgaaaaaattgaagaaatcaGAGATGCTTAGCCGTGGACAG GTGGAACATGTGCGATCTGAGAGGAATTTGCTTGCAGAGGTTGATAGCAGATGCATAGTTAAACTCCATTATTCATTCCAAGATTCAGATTTCTTATATCTCATCATGGAATATTTACCTGGTGGTGACATTATGACATTGTTAATGAGAGAAGATACTCTTTCCGAAAATGTTGCTCGCTTCTACATTGCTGAAAGTATTCTTGCGATCCACTCAATACATCAGCACAACTATGTACATAG GGATATAAAACCAGATAACCTGATACTGGATAAAAATGGTCATTTAAAGCTTTCAGATTTCGGCCTATGTAAGACTCTTGATGACAAGTATTCATCAATTTTATTGGAAAATGAAGATTTTAACGGTCAAGAATCAACTAGTGAAACTGAAGGATATTTTGTCTCCCCTTGGCTGATGCCAAAGGAACGATTACAACAGTGGAAGCGTAATCGTCGTGCATTG GCATATTCAACAGTTGGGACTCTTGATTACATGGCACCTGAAGTTTTGCTCAAGAAGGGATATGGAATAGAGTGTGATTGGTGGTCTCTTGGGGCAATCTTGTATGAGATGCTTGTTGGGTATCCTCCATTTTGTTCTGATGATCCAAGGATGACCTGCCGAAAG ATTGTTAACTGGAAAACATGTCTGAAATTCCCCGATGAGCCCAAGATATCAGCTGAAGCCAAGGATTTGATCTGTCGCTTACTGTGTGATGTTGACTCAAGACTAGGAACCAGAGGAGTAGACGAAATAAAG GCTCATCCATGGTTCGAGTCTATTCAGTGGGACATGCTTTATGAATCGGAAGCTGCATATAAACCTACAGTCACTGGAGACTTAGACACACAAAACTTTGAGAAGTTTCCTGAT CTAGACGGCCCACCATCCATAACAGAAACAGTGGGACCTTGGAGAAAG ATGTTGACTTCCAAAGATACTAATTTCATAGGATATACTTTTAAGAAATCAGATGTCCTTAAATCACTTGATAGTTCAG GTAATTATCTTGCTAACGAAACACGGGAGATTGAGATGGGGAAGTACCCTGGATCTTGGGAGAGAGAAGGACTTAACATTCAGCTCGATAGAGACAGAGGGTGA
- the LOC101505548 gene encoding uncharacterized protein isoform X1: MDGYDGTVRLGALNMKYDRGDFDSGADVSVSSPVTKQKAAAAKQFIENHYKNYLQGLQDRKDRRRALQRKVQESQIPAEEQEVMMRNLERKETEYMRLQRRKIGIDDFEQLTVIGKGAFGEVRLCRAKNTGEIFAMKKLKKSEMLSRGQVEHVRSERNLLAEVDSRCIVKLHYSFQDSDFLYLIMEYLPGGDIMTLLMREDTLSENVARFYIAESILAIHSIHQHNYVHRDIKPDNLILDKNGHLKLSDFGLCKTLDDKYSSILLENEDFNGQESTSETEGYFVSPWLMPKERLQQWKRNRRALAYSTVGTLDYMAPEVLLKKGYGIECDWWSLGAILYEMLVGYPPFCSDDPRMTCRKIVNWKTCLKFPDEPKISAEAKDLICRLLCDVDSRLGTRGVDEIKAHPWFESIQWDMLYESEAAYKPTVTGDLDTQNFEKFPDLDGPPSITETVGPWRKMLTSKDTNFIGYTFKKSDVLKSLDSSDADIKVNGSSKSPSLISLLGRIDLQDTVIPESEQKPAT; encoded by the exons ATGGACGGTTACGATGGAACCGTTAGGCTCGGAGCTCTTAACATGAAGTATGATCGCGGCGACTTTGACTCCGGTGCCGACGTGTCGGTTTCTTCTCCGGTTACCAAACAGAAAGCCGCTGCCGCTAAGCAATTCATCGAGAATCATTACAAGAATTATCTTCAAGGATTGCAGGATCGTAAAGACAG ACGCAGAGCACTTCAAAGGAAAGTGCAGGAATCTCAAATACCAGCGGAAGAACAGGAGGTAATGATGAGGAATTTGGAGCGTAAAGAAACCGAGTACATGAGGCTTCAGAGACGTAAAATTGGAATTGATGATTTTGAGCAATTAACAGTAATCGGTAAAGGTGCTTTTGGTGAG GTGAGGTTATGTCGTGCTAAAAATACAGGAGAAATTTTCGCtatgaaaaaattgaagaaatcaGAGATGCTTAGCCGTGGACAG GTGGAACATGTGCGATCTGAGAGGAATTTGCTTGCAGAGGTTGATAGCAGATGCATAGTTAAACTCCATTATTCATTCCAAGATTCAGATTTCTTATATCTCATCATGGAATATTTACCTGGTGGTGACATTATGACATTGTTAATGAGAGAAGATACTCTTTCCGAAAATGTTGCTCGCTTCTACATTGCTGAAAGTATTCTTGCGATCCACTCAATACATCAGCACAACTATGTACATAG GGATATAAAACCAGATAACCTGATACTGGATAAAAATGGTCATTTAAAGCTTTCAGATTTCGGCCTATGTAAGACTCTTGATGACAAGTATTCATCAATTTTATTGGAAAATGAAGATTTTAACGGTCAAGAATCAACTAGTGAAACTGAAGGATATTTTGTCTCCCCTTGGCTGATGCCAAAGGAACGATTACAACAGTGGAAGCGTAATCGTCGTGCATTG GCATATTCAACAGTTGGGACTCTTGATTACATGGCACCTGAAGTTTTGCTCAAGAAGGGATATGGAATAGAGTGTGATTGGTGGTCTCTTGGGGCAATCTTGTATGAGATGCTTGTTGGGTATCCTCCATTTTGTTCTGATGATCCAAGGATGACCTGCCGAAAG ATTGTTAACTGGAAAACATGTCTGAAATTCCCCGATGAGCCCAAGATATCAGCTGAAGCCAAGGATTTGATCTGTCGCTTACTGTGTGATGTTGACTCAAGACTAGGAACCAGAGGAGTAGACGAAATAAAG GCTCATCCATGGTTCGAGTCTATTCAGTGGGACATGCTTTATGAATCGGAAGCTGCATATAAACCTACAGTCACTGGAGACTTAGACACACAAAACTTTGAGAAGTTTCCTGAT CTAGACGGCCCACCATCCATAACAGAAACAGTGGGACCTTGGAGAAAG ATGTTGACTTCCAAAGATACTAATTTCATAGGATATACTTTTAAGAAATCAGATGTCCTTAAATCACTTGATAGTTCAG ATGCAGATATCAAAGTAAATGGATCATCAAAATCTCCTTCTTTGATTTCCTTGTTAG GGCGAATTGATTTGCAAGATACTGTAATTCCGGAAAGTGAACAGAAGCCAGCAACTTGA
- the LOC101506002 gene encoding cold-regulated protein 27 — MEDIRGSEAWTDAKHSMYIKSIEASFVNDLYDSKQTRDSFSSKGKSYQSPTTAQFKVLRGGCWQKMNFERENQEMSRVNGQKDLIGNPWIQHYRCSSKQESATSPTSQRNTISSKSGHLRMRESQLYNNHQNMLSTDTEVSDQNFVDEEVKGEGENISNPKRRKSFDNSCKRQ, encoded by the exons ATGGAG GACATTAGGGGAAGTGAAGCGTGGACAGATGCGAAACACAGCATGTATATAAAGTCTATAGAAGCATCTTTTGTTAATGACTTATATGATTCCAAGCAAACAAGGGATTCTTTTTCCAGCAAAGGAAAATCCTACCAATCTCCTACTACTGCCCAG TTCAAGGTTCTTCGTGGTGGTTGTTGGCAAAAGATGAATTTTGAGAGAGAAAATCAAGAAATGAGTAGAGTTAATGGACAAAAAGATTTAATAGGAAATCCATGGATTCAACACTACCGATGTTCAAGCAAACAAGAAAGTGCAACATCACCTACAAGCCAAAGGAATACAATTTCATCTAAATCAGGGCACCTTCGTATGCGTGAATCTCAACTTTATAATAATCATCAAAATATGCTTTCTACCGATACAG AAGTATCAGATCAAAACTTTGTTGATGAAGAAGTGAAAGGTGAGGGAGAAAACATAAGCAACCCAAAACGACGGAAATCTTTTGATAATTCATGCAAAAGGCAATGA